In a single window of the Renibacterium salmoninarum ATCC 33209 genome:
- a CDS encoding Asp23/Gls24 family envelope stress response protein, whose translation MSTQPTSVKPAAQHEAKDAKNVVSQNGNDNAGKTTIEDSVVAKVVGIATREVSGVYALGGGAARAIGAIRDAVGNTDLTQGISVEVGEKQVAVDITMVVEYPKPLKAVADEVRSAVYSAVEKLVGLDVVEVNITVSDIHIASDHKDDSQTKEEPKNTETAKNITSGSRVE comes from the coding sequence ATGAGCACTCAACCCACCTCGGTAAAGCCAGCCGCCCAACACGAAGCCAAAGACGCTAAGAACGTTGTCAGCCAAAATGGTAACGACAATGCAGGCAAGACCACCATTGAAGATTCGGTAGTTGCCAAAGTTGTCGGCATTGCTACCCGCGAAGTCTCTGGCGTTTACGCTCTGGGCGGCGGCGCAGCCCGCGCTATCGGCGCAATCCGCGACGCCGTCGGAAATACCGACCTCACCCAAGGCATCTCGGTTGAAGTTGGCGAAAAGCAGGTAGCCGTAGATATCACCATGGTGGTCGAGTACCCGAAGCCGCTTAAGGCCGTCGCCGACGAGGTTCGTTCAGCAGTTTACTCAGCAGTTGAGAAGCTCGTTGGCCTAGATGTCGTCGAAGTAAACATTACGGTCAGCGACATTCATATCGCTTCCGACCACAAGGACGATTCCCAGACCAAGGAAGAGCCAAAGAACACCGAAACCGCGAAGAACATCACTTCAGGGAGCCGAGTCGAATGA
- a CDS encoding threonine/serine exporter family protein, producing MPPPLALILILVLFATVLIGIAEQALAKLLLPTAVTGLIGYLVLYFSMQHAACSMQLVIGPRLAPAIAAVAVGIVARLIALRLGAPQLVVAVPSILFLLTGLSMFRAMFALTVATESSLDGVVGLFNALVVILGVAAGMVLGDNSARPLKRGNVSAEARRNRRR from the coding sequence GTGCCGCCGCCGTTAGCTCTGATCCTGATTCTGGTCTTGTTCGCCACGGTATTGATTGGGATAGCAGAACAGGCCCTAGCTAAGTTGTTGCTTCCTACCGCGGTTACCGGGCTGATCGGCTACTTAGTCTTGTATTTCAGCATGCAGCATGCAGCATGCAGCATGCAGCTTGTCATAGGTCCACGATTGGCGCCAGCAATCGCTGCCGTTGCGGTCGGCATCGTGGCGCGACTAATCGCGTTACGGCTTGGTGCGCCGCAACTAGTAGTTGCCGTGCCTTCGATTTTGTTCTTGCTCACCGGGCTGTCTATGTTCCGGGCGATGTTTGCTCTGACCGTTGCCACTGAGTCTTCGCTTGACGGTGTGGTGGGGCTCTTCAACGCATTAGTTGTCATTTTGGGCGTTGCCGCTGGCATGGTCCTTGGCGACAATTCGGCAAGGCCACTTAAGCGCGGCAACGTTTCAGCCGAAGCTAGGCGAAACCGTCGGCGCTAG
- a CDS encoding Fpg/Nei family DNA glycosylase, whose protein sequence is MPELPELVGLSTYLSSVLRGQLLESLQIASFTALKTAGVQPEEILRRAVESVRRHGKFVDIEFGASASDPSGIHLIFHLAKAGWLKYAAKSAGEKPAPVKPGGYITARMIFNDAKIDLTEAGTRKSLAIYLVRSQDEVPGIITLGPDPLSDEFTLEVLKAILAPKRAQIKDVLRDQKMIAGIGNAYSDEILHLARLSPFAASNSLTEDQMAALYQSIKSILREAVEAASGRPASDLKDTKRSGMRVHARTGQDCPECGDTVREVAFADRTLQYCPRCQTGGKLLADRRMSKLLK, encoded by the coding sequence ATGCCGGAATTACCAGAACTTGTAGGGCTGAGTACTTATCTGAGCAGTGTGCTTCGTGGCCAGCTGCTCGAATCGTTGCAAATCGCTTCATTTACCGCGCTTAAAACTGCCGGCGTCCAACCCGAAGAAATACTGCGACGGGCAGTCGAATCAGTGCGTAGGCACGGCAAATTTGTCGATATCGAGTTTGGCGCATCGGCTTCGGATCCTAGTGGAATACATTTGATTTTCCATCTCGCTAAAGCGGGTTGGTTGAAGTATGCGGCAAAGTCGGCCGGTGAGAAGCCAGCTCCCGTCAAACCGGGCGGCTACATCACGGCGCGGATGATATTTAACGATGCAAAGATTGATTTGACGGAAGCCGGCACCCGCAAAAGTTTGGCAATCTATCTGGTTCGTAGCCAAGACGAAGTCCCGGGGATCATCACCCTGGGCCCGGATCCCTTATCCGATGAGTTCACCCTTGAGGTGCTGAAAGCGATCTTGGCGCCCAAACGGGCTCAGATCAAAGACGTACTGCGAGATCAGAAAATGATCGCGGGCATTGGCAACGCTTATAGCGATGAGATATTGCACTTAGCACGGTTGTCGCCTTTCGCGGCCAGCAATTCGCTCACTGAGGACCAGATGGCAGCGCTTTATCAGTCAATAAAGTCAATTCTCCGTGAAGCAGTGGAGGCCGCGAGCGGAAGACCTGCATCCGACCTTAAAGACACCAAACGATCAGGAATGCGTGTGCATGCCCGCACCGGCCAAGACTGTCCGGAATGTGGTGACACGGTGCGAGAAGTTGCCTTCGCTGACCGAACCCTTCAATACTGTCCACGTTGCCAGACCGGCGGAAAGCTATTGGCAGATCGCCGGATGTCGAAGCTGCTCAAATAA